From Microcaecilia unicolor chromosome 11, aMicUni1.1, whole genome shotgun sequence, the proteins below share one genomic window:
- the FICD gene encoding protein adenylyltransferase FICD — protein sequence MTLIAMAVLDKNWVTIRNRCGWVAVLVVLVGSLLVVFPPGGIEDQCRTALKSFSLLSYTLWGRNDVSKYPGQTGLAVASTAIELLVLKPKPSADVKLEAKAAVNQALEMKRQGKREKAHRLLLHSLKMDPDYVDAMTELGIFLEEEKDIIQADYLYSKALTISPCNEKALVNRDRTLPLVEEIDQRYFSIIDSKVKKVMAIPKGNSALRRVMEESYYHHIFHTVAIEGNTLTLSEIRHIIETRYAVPGKSLEEQNEVIGMHAAMKYVNTTLISRIGSVTISDILQIHRRVLGYVDPVEAGRFRTNQVFVGHHIPPHPRDVEKQMQEFVQWLNSDDAMNLHPVEFAALAHYKLVYIHPFVDGNGRTSRLIMNVILMQAGYPPITIRKEQRSEYYHVLEMANEGDVRPFIRLIAKCTETTLDMLIIATTEHAVALPEANPSFPECKQTIPVKT from the exons ATGACTCTTATTGCAATGGCAGTCCTAGACAAGAACTGGGTGACTATCCGGAACCGGTGTGGATGGGTGGCTGTCCTAGTGGTTCTGGTAGGATCCCTCCTGGTGGTGTTTCCACCGGGAGGGATAGAAGACCAATGCCGCACAGCCCTGAAAAGTTTTTCCTTGTTGAGCTACACCCTGTGGGGAAGAAATGACGTTTCCAAGTATCCTGGGCAGACCGGACTTGCTGTAGCTTCAACTGCCATAGAACTACTGGTACTTAAACCCAAACCTAGTGCAG ATGTCAAGTTGGAAGCTAAAGCAGCTGTAAACCAGGCTCTAGAAATGAAACGGCAAGGAAAGCGAGAAAAAGCTCACAGACTTCTCCTGCACTCCCTCAAGATGGACCCAGATTATGTGGATGCTATGACAGAACTGGGAATCTTTTTGGAAGAAGAGAAAGACATTATCCAAGCTGATTATTTGTACTCCAAAGCATTGACGATTTCCCCTTGTAATGAAAAGGCCTTAGTAAACCGTGACCGAACGTTGCCTCTTGTTGAAGAGATTGATCAGCGGTATTTCAGCATTATTGACAGCAAAGTCAAAAAAGTGATGGCCATTCCGAAAGGTAACTCTGCATTGCGCCGTGTCATGGAGGAATCCTATTACCACCATATCTTTCATACAGTGGCAATTGAAGGCAATACTCTAACCCTCTCTGAAATAAGGCACATCATTGAGACCAGATACGCTGTTCCTGGAAAAAGTCTTGAAGAGCAGAATGAAGTCATTGGTATGCACGCAGCTATGAAATATGTAAATACCACACTGATATCCAGAATAGGATCTGTAACCATTAGTGACATTTTGCAGATACATAGGCGAGTGTTGGGCTATGTGGACCCAGTTGAAGCTGGGAGATTTAGGACGAACCAAGTTTTTGTGGGGCATCATATACCACCCCACCCTCGAGATGTTGAAAAACAGATGCAAGAATTTGTACAGTGGTTAAATTCTGATGATGCCATGAACTTACATCCTGTAGAATTTGCCGCCTTAGCACATTACAAATTAGTTTACATTCACCCATTTGTAGATGGAAATGGAAGGACTTCACGATTAATAATGAATGTTATATTAATGCAGGCAGGTTACCCACCCATCACAATCCGTAAGGAGCAACGATCTGAGTATTACCATGTCTTAGAAATGGCCAATGAAGGAGATGTCCGACCTTTTATAAGACTCATAGCCAAATGTACTGAAACAACTTTAGATATGCTGATTATAGCCACAACTGAACATGCTGTGGCCTTACCAGAAGCCAATCCCAGCTTTCCTGAATGCAAGCAAACTATTCCAGTCAAAACGTAG